In Bacteroidota bacterium, a single genomic region encodes these proteins:
- a CDS encoding TonB-dependent receptor, which produces MYRKILQTIWFLSLAGISLQAAAQNYKITGKILDAQRKKPLIGVSIILTDTLDSSQRYFTISDNAGNFAISKLKKRDYKIRTTYLGYEKFEKKIKIANPDESIGDLLMTPTSHVLQQVVVVGQVPASVLKGDTTELNAAAFVTNPDATAEDLLAKMPTITSTNGTVKAQGETVKRVYVDGKPFFGNDPTLALKNLPADIIDKVQIYDKLSDQAQLTGFDDGNTSKTINIVTKRDRRKGKFGKITGGYNDNGRYMVGGNLNLFNGDQRVSIIGLSNNINRQNFSSQDLLGALGGSGGITKTNSIGLNYNDMWGTKLKVNGSYFYNSSMNKSSQITRGHYLYSSNPDSNQYYNNTNTSENNNFNHRINFRFEYTPDTINSLYITPELSFQSNHSNRNNSTANFMGETSPLNSSINNNNSNATGYSLSNEITFRHKFSKRGRTISVGLNTSANRQDPKNLLKAQTVYYEDSIGIEQDTIYKTKTINTNQHSEALNKGYSISSNLVYTEPIGKISLLQFSYNYGYSNNKADKETYDFSNITNQYDSLNLRLSNIYNNHYITNSTGLGYRISLPKMNAMFNLRYQRADLDGARDLPLPVDTVRKTFDNFLPSLMFRFKFSQNTNLRLFYRTSTNAPSIGQLQDVINNTNPLNLSTGNPNLKPEYNQTFLSRFSYSNPDKSTSIFIFLSGSYTNNNISNRTFFATKDTILSRGILLAKGAKLTQPVNLSHSWNVNTTLNYGFPVHFLSSNLNLNTDFNYSSTPGNLNDKINVSNSYSFSQGVVLSSNINPNVDFTLSYHGNYNIVKNTLQPNLNNNYFSHNADFKFHLIMWYNFVLESDLSNELYKGLANSTFNKDYFLWNMAFGKKLFKRQQGEISLSVFDLLNQNTSISRRVTETYIEDSQTAVLKRYFMLSFTYKLNAFGQHPRQDGRGNRGDGMYRRGMDGRGMGGGRGMGGRGGRESF; this is translated from the coding sequence GTGTATAGAAAAATTTTACAAACAATATGGTTCCTTTCGTTAGCAGGAATCAGTTTACAGGCAGCAGCTCAGAATTATAAGATTACAGGGAAAATTTTAGACGCACAAAGGAAAAAACCATTAATTGGTGTTAGTATCATTTTGACTGACACATTAGATTCAAGTCAAAGATATTTTACCATCTCCGACAATGCAGGAAATTTTGCGATCAGCAAACTGAAAAAAAGAGATTATAAAATCAGGACTACTTATCTGGGTTACGAAAAGTTTGAAAAAAAAATAAAAATTGCCAATCCGGATGAAAGTATAGGGGATCTTTTAATGACCCCGACCAGTCATGTCCTCCAACAGGTAGTTGTTGTGGGGCAAGTGCCGGCTTCAGTTCTAAAAGGTGATACCACCGAATTGAATGCAGCAGCATTTGTAACAAATCCGGATGCCACGGCAGAAGATTTACTGGCCAAAATGCCCACCATTACCTCGACGAATGGTACAGTGAAAGCGCAGGGCGAAACAGTAAAACGTGTTTATGTTGATGGAAAACCCTTCTTTGGAAATGATCCGACCCTGGCATTGAAAAACCTGCCTGCCGACATCATTGACAAGGTGCAGATCTATGATAAATTAAGTGATCAGGCACAACTCACCGGTTTTGACGATGGCAACACCTCTAAGACCATTAATATCGTAACTAAGAGAGATAGAAGGAAAGGGAAATTTGGTAAAATAACAGGAGGTTACAATGATAATGGACGTTATATGGTTGGGGGCAATCTGAACCTTTTTAATGGAGACCAGAGAGTATCTATCATTGGTTTAAGCAATAACATCAACAGACAAAACTTTTCCAGCCAGGATTTACTCGGCGCTTTAGGGGGAAGCGGAGGAATTACCAAAACCAATTCCATTGGGTTAAATTATAATGATATGTGGGGCACAAAGCTGAAAGTAAACGGAAGCTATTTCTATAACAGCAGCATGAATAAAAGCTCACAGATAACCCGTGGACATTATTTGTATTCGTCCAACCCCGACTCAAATCAATATTATAATAATACGAATACGTCCGAGAATAATAATTTTAATCACAGAATCAATTTCAGGTTTGAATATACACCCGACACCATCAACTCCCTTTATATTACTCCTGAATTAAGTTTTCAGTCCAATCATTCCAACAGGAATAATTCCACAGCCAATTTCATGGGTGAAACCAGTCCCCTGAATAGTTCGATAAACAACAACAACTCGAACGCCACCGGTTATAGCCTCTCAAATGAAATAACCTTCAGGCATAAATTTTCAAAGAGGGGACGTACTATTTCGGTCGGCTTAAATACTTCAGCCAACCGGCAAGACCCCAAGAATCTTTTAAAGGCCCAAACCGTTTATTATGAAGACTCCATTGGAATCGAGCAGGACACTATATATAAGACGAAAACCATTAATACGAATCAGCATTCGGAAGCTTTAAATAAAGGTTATTCCATATCTTCCAATCTGGTTTATACTGAACCTATTGGAAAAATAAGCTTATTGCAATTTTCTTACAATTATGGATATTCAAACAATAAGGCCGATAAGGAAACCTATGATTTTAGCAATATCACGAACCAATACGATTCATTAAACCTGAGACTATCAAACATATACAACAATCATTATATTACAAATTCAACAGGCCTGGGGTATAGGATAAGTTTACCCAAAATGAATGCCATGTTCAATCTCAGGTATCAAAGAGCCGATTTGGATGGAGCAAGGGACTTACCACTGCCGGTGGACACAGTCAGGAAAACATTCGACAACTTTCTGCCTTCACTCATGTTCAGATTCAAATTTTCACAAAACACAAACCTGCGGCTCTTCTATCGTACATCAACAAATGCGCCATCAATCGGGCAATTACAGGACGTAATTAACAATACCAATCCCCTGAACCTCAGTACGGGTAATCCCAATTTGAAACCAGAATACAACCAGACATTTTTATCCCGTTTTTCATATTCTAATCCGGACAAGTCGACAAGTATTTTTATCTTTTTATCGGGTTCCTATACAAACAACAACATAAGCAATAGAACTTTCTTTGCTACTAAAGATACCATACTCTCAAGAGGTATTTTGCTGGCAAAGGGGGCCAAATTAACCCAACCCGTTAATCTGTCACATAGCTGGAATGTCAATACGACCCTAAACTATGGGTTTCCTGTACATTTTCTTTCCAGTAACCTGAATCTTAATACCGACTTTAATTATTCTTCTACCCCGGGTAATCTCAATGACAAAATAAATGTTTCAAATTCCTATTCCTTTTCACAGGGTGTGGTACTTAGCAGCAACATCAATCCCAATGTCGATTTTACCCTTTCATATCATGGAAATTACAACATTGTAAAAAACACCCTGCAGCCCAACCTTAACAACAATTACTTTAGTCACAATGCAGATTTCAAATTTCATCTGATCATGTGGTATAATTTTGTTCTGGAAAGCGATTTATCCAACGAGTTGTATAAAGGACTTGCAAACAGTACCTTCAACAAAGATTATTTCCTTTGGAACATGGCCTTTGGGAAAAAACTCTTCAAAAGACAGCAAGGGGAAATCAGCCTGAGTGTCTTTGATTTGTTAAATCAGAATACCAGTATCAGCCGCAGAGTAACAGAAACTTACATTGAAGATAGCCAGACTGCAGTGCTGAAACGTTACTTTATGCTCTCCTTTACCTATAAACTGAATGCCTTTGGCCAACATCCACGTCAGGATGGCCGTGGGAACAGAGGCGATGGAATGTACAGAAGAGGAATGGATGGCAGAGGAATGGGTGGCGGTAGAGGAATGGGTGGCAGAGGAGGCAGGGAATCATTTTAA
- a CDS encoding DEAD/DEAH box helicase, with translation MTFNELNLNKPLLQALTDLEFEYPTPIQEKAFSPIMSGRDVVGVAQTGTGKTFAYLLPILRQLSFSKQRDARVLILVPTRELVVQVTGEIAKLCKYCSFRVGAVYGGTNIKTQKQLIYDGLDIIVASPGRLLDLYLSGILRFKTIQKIVIDEVDEMLKLGFRAQITSILEKITSKHQNLMFSATLTPDVQMFIDEYFLNPFKIVIAPHGTPLEKIVQQAYQVPNFNTKVNLLEYLLKSDNDLNKVLVFVSTKKLADRLYEQMVIKFPDQIGVIHSNKTQNFRFNTLKQFTDGSIRVLVATDVIARGMDIQDVSHVINFDTPEVAADYIHRIGRTGRVDKEGVAITFVNEIEQEYQMAIEQLMNKPITILSLPKDVAISSEYTEEEQPAKLFDIDYLKAVSFKPKINSAFQEKKEKNKKVNSGGMRRKLKNESKHKNTKPTKPRF, from the coding sequence GTGACTTTCAACGAATTAAATTTAAACAAGCCTCTCTTACAAGCATTAACCGATTTAGAGTTTGAATATCCCACTCCTATCCAGGAAAAAGCCTTCTCGCCTATCATGTCAGGGCGTGATGTTGTGGGAGTTGCCCAAACCGGGACAGGAAAAACCTTTGCCTATTTATTGCCCATCCTCAGGCAATTATCATTTTCGAAACAACGCGATGCACGTGTCTTAATTCTTGTTCCTACCCGCGAACTTGTTGTACAGGTAACAGGTGAAATAGCCAAACTCTGCAAGTATTGTAGTTTCAGGGTTGGTGCTGTTTATGGAGGCACGAATATAAAAACGCAAAAACAGCTCATATACGATGGCCTGGATATTATTGTAGCTTCCCCCGGCCGTTTGCTCGACTTATATCTGAGCGGGATATTACGCTTTAAAACCATTCAAAAAATAGTCATCGACGAAGTAGATGAAATGTTGAAACTTGGTTTTCGCGCTCAAATTACCAGTATACTCGAAAAAATCACTTCCAAACATCAAAATTTAATGTTTTCAGCGACATTAACGCCAGATGTTCAAATGTTTATTGATGAATATTTCCTTAATCCATTCAAAATTGTAATTGCTCCACACGGTACCCCTTTGGAAAAAATCGTACAACAAGCCTATCAGGTACCCAATTTCAATACAAAAGTGAACCTGCTCGAATATTTATTAAAAAGCGACAATGATTTAAATAAGGTTTTGGTATTCGTCAGCACCAAAAAATTGGCCGATCGTTTGTACGAGCAAATGGTAATAAAATTTCCGGATCAAATTGGAGTAATCCACTCCAATAAAACGCAAAACTTCAGGTTCAACACTTTGAAACAATTCACCGATGGCAGTATACGCGTGCTAGTTGCCACCGACGTTATTGCCCGTGGCATGGACATTCAGGATGTTTCGCATGTCATCAATTTTGATACTCCAGAAGTTGCTGCCGATTATATTCACCGCATAGGCCGTACCGGACGTGTTGATAAAGAGGGTGTGGCCATCACCTTTGTAAACGAAATAGAGCAGGAATATCAAATGGCCATTGAACAACTGATGAATAAACCCATCACCATCCTGTCACTTCCAAAGGATGTTGCTATATCCTCGGAATATACCGAAGAAGAACAGCCTGCTAAATTGTTTGATATTGACTATTTAAAAGCAGTATCCTTCAAGCCCAAAATAAATTCAGCATTTCAAGAAAAGAAAGAAAAAAACAAAAAAGTTAACTCGGGTGGTATGAGAAGGAAACTAAAAAATGAATCAAAACATAAAAATACCAAACCGACAAAACCAAGATTCTAA
- a CDS encoding DEAD/DEAH box helicase: protein MKTFSDLGISDNFIEALKEINIIEPTEIQAKAIPFLIEKGTDFIGQAQTGTGKTAAFGLPILQAIDPDLAQVQALILSPTRELGQQIAKQLFKFTKYLPKKIFAESVYGGAHIEEQIAALRRPTHIVVATPGRLIDLLDRKAIDLSYIHTLVLDEADEMLSMGFKKELDNILEFTAGKRHTWLFSATLPHDIKSIIANYMSPDAMRIQVNLNDVVNKNIEHEFVVCEPDEKTDILFHFLKIQGDNRGIVFCRTKAGAQTLAKQLVAKNFNANALHGDLLQKERDKVMRAFRNKKLQILVATDLAARGVDFAGLAYVVHFQLPDKIEDYTNRSGRTARAGLKGLSLCLINRTEQADLKTLEQILGIKIKEIHR from the coding sequence TTGAAAACTTTCTCTGATTTAGGTATTTCCGACAATTTTATTGAAGCCTTAAAAGAAATTAATATTATTGAGCCGACTGAAATACAGGCAAAAGCCATTCCCTTTTTAATTGAAAAAGGCACAGATTTCATTGGACAGGCACAAACCGGCACCGGCAAAACTGCTGCTTTCGGGTTGCCTATTTTGCAGGCTATAGATCCGGACCTTGCCCAAGTACAAGCTTTAATTTTATCACCGACCCGTGAATTGGGTCAACAAATTGCCAAACAGTTATTTAAATTTACAAAGTACCTCCCTAAGAAAATTTTTGCCGAATCGGTATACGGTGGTGCCCATATAGAGGAACAAATAGCAGCCTTAAGGAGGCCAACCCACATCGTGGTAGCTACTCCGGGTCGTTTGATTGATCTGTTGGATCGTAAGGCAATTGATCTTTCTTACATTCATACTCTCGTGTTGGATGAGGCCGATGAGATGCTTAGTATGGGGTTTAAAAAGGAACTTGATAACATTCTTGAATTTACCGCAGGAAAACGCCATACATGGTTGTTCTCGGCCACTCTGCCTCATGATATTAAATCAATTATTGCCAATTATATGTCGCCTGACGCGATGCGTATTCAGGTTAATCTTAATGATGTTGTAAACAAGAATATTGAACATGAATTTGTCGTTTGCGAACCGGATGAGAAAACAGATATACTATTTCACTTTTTAAAGATTCAGGGTGATAACAGGGGTATTGTTTTTTGCAGGACTAAGGCTGGCGCTCAAACACTTGCCAAACAATTGGTGGCTAAAAATTTCAATGCCAATGCATTACATGGCGACTTGTTACAAAAAGAGCGCGATAAAGTGATGCGTGCATTTAGAAACAAGAAACTTCAGATTTTAGTAGCCACTGACCTGGCTGCCAGAGGTGTTGATTTTGCAGGACTTGCTTATGTGGTTCATTTTCAGCTTCCGGATAAAATTGAAGATTATACCAATAGAAGTGGACGTACTGCAAGGGCCGGCTTGAAGGGACTTTCTCTTTGTTTGATAAATCGTACCGAACAAGCTGACCTGAAAACTTTGGAGCAGATATTGGGCATAAAAATCAAAGAAATTCATAGATAA
- a CDS encoding C-GCAxxG-C-C family protein, which yields MSEKSQQAVETFGHGYNCAQSVLSVFAEDLGMNRNASLKLASPFGAGISYMQETCGAVTGALMAIGLKYGKGENGTDQDKMHTYNLSRQLITEFKGRHGTLCCRQLLDGLDMSTPEGMAKIRELDLFHLRCTEFVKDAVEIAEK from the coding sequence ATGAGCGAAAAATCACAACAAGCAGTAGAAACTTTCGGACACGGATACAACTGTGCACAGTCCGTTCTTTCAGTTTTTGCTGAAGATCTGGGTATGAACAGAAATGCAAGTTTAAAACTGGCAAGCCCTTTTGGGGCCGGCATTTCCTATATGCAGGAAACATGCGGTGCTGTTACAGGAGCACTGATGGCAATCGGACTGAAATATGGCAAAGGGGAAAATGGTACCGACCAGGACAAAATGCATACCTATAATCTTTCAAGGCAACTCATTACAGAATTTAAAGGACGGCATGGAACGTTATGCTGTCGCCAACTGCTGGATGGGTTGGATATGAGCACACCCGAAGGAATGGCCAAAATAAGGGAGCTGGATCTATTTCACTTACGCTGCACGGAATTCGTAAAAGATGCCGTGGAAATTGCAGAAAAGAT
- a CDS encoding VF530 family protein — translation MSGDHSNDPLHGKTLECIVQFLVDFYGWEQLGKNIKVNCFNNNPSLSSSLKFLRKTPWARKKVEDLYISLIKKN, via the coding sequence ATGAGCGGAGATCATAGCAACGATCCATTACATGGTAAAACGCTTGAATGTATTGTTCAATTCCTGGTCGATTTTTATGGATGGGAACAATTGGGCAAGAACATAAAGGTGAACTGTTTTAATAACAATCCAAGCTTGTCATCCAGCCTTAAGTTTTTACGAAAAACTCCCTGGGCCAGGAAAAAGGTTGAAGATTTGTATATCTCTCTGATCAAAAAAAATTAA
- a CDS encoding TonB-dependent receptor: MFRKILHIICYIALAGINLHIEAQSYKITGKISDLQKKEPLTGVSVVLTDIRDSSRRYVTITDNIGNFSIDALKNKNYKIRTTYLGYQKLEKEIEIKNPVENLGELFMVPTNQVLQQVVIVGQVPTSVQKGDTTEMNAAAFVTNPDATAEDLLTKMPTITSTDGKVKAQGESVKHIYIDGKPFFGNDPTLALKNLPADAIDKVQVYDELSDQAKLTGFDDGNTSKTINIITKKDRRNGHFGKVAAGYNQNNKYVVGGNLHFFNEIHKISIIGLSNNINRQNFANQDLLGAMGGGGGITKTNSLGLNYNGTWGKILQLNGSYFYNNSQNQTSQIVNGHYLYSSNPDSNQYFNSQSTTGNRNFNHRLNFKLEYTPDTFNTLIITPQLSFQTNHNNRNSSTANFMGETSPLNSSINTNISDAQAYDFSNSTTFRHKFKKQGRTISIGINNSAHRQDPGNILQAQTYYYDDSTKQQKNINQRSTALNNGYSVSSNLAYTEPLGKISLLELSYNYYYSNNKANKKTYDFDPNTNENDSLNTTLSNIYDNHYITHSLRFGYLLNVLKINALVSFRYQQANLNGARDLPLPKDTVKKTFNNYLPYIMFKYKFSKNSILRLTYNASTNAPSISQLQDVINNSNPLHLSTGNPNLKQEFNQSFSSRYSLSNPDKSTSFFFLLSGSYIQNNISNRTYFADKDTMLGRGILLVKGAKLTQPVNLDHSWNFYSTLNFGFPLHFISSNLNLNTDFNYSSIPGNLNNKINVSNTYTFSQGVVLGSNINPNVDFTLSYHGSYNIVENSLQPKLNNNYYSHSANFRFNLIFWKNLVLENNLSNNLYKGLSNSNFNKNYFLWNLGFGKKLFNKQQGLIMLSVFDLLNQNTNISRTVTETYIRDTQSTILKRYFMLTFTYKLNRYGQHSHHKTSSNS; encoded by the coding sequence GTGTTCAGGAAAATCTTACATATAATATGTTATATTGCCCTAGCAGGAATTAATTTACATATAGAAGCCCAGAGTTATAAAATCACGGGAAAAATTTCCGACCTGCAGAAAAAAGAACCCCTCACAGGGGTCAGCGTAGTTTTAACCGATATCCGGGATTCAAGTCGCCGATATGTTACCATTACGGATAATATTGGAAATTTTTCAATTGATGCATTGAAAAATAAGAATTATAAAATAAGGACAACATATCTGGGTTATCAGAAGCTGGAAAAAGAAATAGAAATTAAAAATCCGGTAGAAAATTTAGGCGAACTATTCATGGTGCCCACTAACCAGGTACTTCAGCAGGTAGTCATAGTAGGACAGGTACCAACTTCGGTGCAAAAAGGCGACACCACCGAAATGAATGCAGCAGCTTTTGTGACCAATCCGGATGCTACGGCAGAAGATTTGCTGACAAAAATGCCTACCATTACCTCCACGGATGGGAAGGTGAAAGCTCAGGGAGAATCTGTAAAACATATTTATATTGACGGGAAACCTTTCTTTGGCAATGATCCGACCCTGGCTTTAAAAAACCTGCCCGCCGATGCAATTGACAAGGTACAGGTATATGATGAATTAAGCGACCAGGCCAAACTGACCGGTTTTGATGATGGCAATACTTCAAAAACAATTAATATCATCACTAAAAAAGACAGAAGAAACGGGCATTTCGGTAAAGTAGCTGCAGGATACAACCAAAACAACAAATATGTGGTTGGTGGAAACCTGCATTTTTTTAATGAAATTCACAAAATATCAATTATAGGACTAAGCAATAATATCAACAGGCAGAATTTTGCAAACCAGGATTTGCTTGGTGCAATGGGCGGAGGTGGAGGAATTACCAAAACCAATTCTTTAGGGTTGAATTACAATGGTACTTGGGGAAAAATCTTACAATTAAATGGAAGCTATTTTTATAATAACAGTCAAAATCAGACCTCGCAAATTGTAAATGGCCATTATTTATACTCTTCCAATCCAGATTCCAATCAATATTTTAATTCCCAAAGTACCACAGGAAACAGAAATTTCAATCACAGATTAAATTTCAAACTTGAATATACCCCCGATACGTTCAATACCCTGATTATCACTCCTCAATTAAGTTTTCAGACCAACCATAATAATCGCAACAGCAGCACGGCAAATTTCATGGGCGAAACCAGCCCTTTGAATAGTTCTATAAATACGAATATCTCAGATGCCCAGGCTTACGACTTTTCCAACAGCACTACTTTCAGGCACAAGTTCAAAAAACAGGGCCGGACCATTTCAATAGGGATAAATAATTCGGCCCACCGTCAAGATCCTGGAAATATTTTACAGGCTCAGACCTATTATTATGATGATAGTACCAAACAACAGAAAAATATCAATCAACGTTCTACCGCTCTAAACAACGGGTATTCGGTATCTTCAAACCTCGCTTATACAGAACCCCTGGGAAAAATCAGTTTACTGGAACTTTCATACAATTATTATTATTCAAATAATAAGGCGAATAAAAAAACTTATGACTTTGATCCAAACACCAATGAAAATGATTCTTTAAACACAACCTTATCAAACATCTATGACAATCATTATATAACCCATTCATTAAGATTTGGCTATCTCTTAAATGTTTTGAAAATAAATGCCCTGGTCAGTTTCAGATACCAGCAGGCAAATTTGAATGGTGCAAGGGACCTGCCCCTGCCAAAAGATACCGTTAAAAAAACTTTTAACAACTATCTTCCATATATCATGTTCAAATATAAATTTTCGAAAAATTCCATTTTGCGCCTTACTTACAATGCTTCGACCAATGCCCCTTCCATCTCTCAATTGCAGGATGTGATCAACAACAGTAATCCTTTGCATCTTAGCACTGGGAATCCCAATTTAAAACAGGAATTTAACCAATCCTTCTCTTCCCGTTATTCTCTTTCTAATCCGGACAAATCAACCAGTTTCTTTTTTCTTTTATCCGGATCATACATACAGAATAACATCAGCAACAGGACCTATTTTGCGGATAAAGACACCATGCTAGGCCGAGGCATCCTATTAGTGAAAGGTGCAAAGCTCACTCAACCTGTAAACCTTGATCACAGCTGGAATTTTTATTCGACGCTTAATTTCGGATTCCCCCTTCACTTTATATCCAGCAATCTGAACCTGAATACGGATTTTAACTATTCATCCATACCCGGTAATCTCAATAATAAAATTAATGTTTCCAATACCTATACGTTTTCACAAGGTGTAGTACTTGGCAGCAATATCAATCCCAATGTAGATTTTACCCTTTCCTATCATGGCAGTTATAATATTGTAGAGAATTCCCTGCAACCCAAACTTAATAACAACTATTACAGTCATAGTGCCAATTTTAGATTTAACCTGATCTTTTGGAAAAACTTGGTATTGGAAAATAATTTATCAAATAATTTGTATAAAGGCCTTTCAAACAGCAATTTTAATAAAAACTATTTCCTTTGGAATTTAGGATTTGGAAAAAAGTTGTTTAACAAACAACAAGGATTAATTATGCTAAGTGTATTCGATTTACTCAATCAAAATACCAACATCAGCAGGACAGTGACCGAAACATACATCAGAGATACCCAATCGACTATCCTGAAAAGATATTTTATGCTTACCTTTACCTATAAGTTGAACAGGTATGGACAACATTCACATCATAAAACTTCAAGTAATTCGTAG
- a CDS encoding DEAD/DEAH box helicase produces the protein MKFEHYHFVPALKRNLQSLGFRKPTDIQYKSIPPILRGEDVLAIAQTGTGKTAAYAIPTIQLLSTRRSLNEDYSVRCIVMVPTHELSIQVAGVFEKLMTGLDLQVLGLFGGVGQDLQIEQLRQGVDVLVATPGRMFDLASQGFLLFNRVEILILDEADHMLELGFIKDMRQLIANIPRGKQTLFFSATINEHVKDLAYGLVRHPVRIQISPDDPVSKNIDHAVAFVEMDDKRFFLERIIKEHPESKILVFVRTKVRAERVVKALQRVDVASQTIHGDKDEHEREQIMINFQEGSNKVLVATDVSSRGIDIPNVEFVVNYDLPEVAENYVHRVGRTGRGVHRGTAISFCSSGERELLAEIEGFLDKTVAVMSINKAEYELTVDFSEESEHDWKSLLDENSAFEASHKKKKRK, from the coding sequence ATGAAGTTTGAGCATTATCATTTCGTTCCTGCGTTAAAACGCAATCTGCAAAGCCTGGGTTTTAGGAAACCTACAGACATTCAGTATAAATCAATTCCTCCTATTTTACGGGGTGAAGATGTTTTAGCAATTGCCCAGACCGGCACGGGGAAAACCGCGGCTTATGCTATACCCACGATACAGTTATTGAGTACCAGGCGCAGTCTAAATGAGGATTATTCTGTTCGTTGTATTGTTATGGTTCCTACTCACGAATTGTCTATCCAGGTGGCTGGTGTATTTGAAAAATTGATGACAGGGTTGGACCTTCAGGTTTTGGGATTGTTTGGAGGTGTGGGGCAGGATCTTCAAATTGAGCAACTCAGGCAAGGCGTTGATGTTTTGGTGGCTACGCCCGGGCGAATGTTTGATTTAGCAAGTCAGGGTTTTTTGTTGTTTAATCGTGTAGAAATATTGATACTTGATGAAGCCGACCACATGCTCGAGTTGGGTTTTATTAAAGATATGAGACAATTGATAGCGAATATTCCCAGAGGCAAGCAAACCTTGTTCTTTTCAGCTACCATTAACGAGCATGTTAAAGATTTGGCTTACGGTTTGGTTCGTCATCCTGTTCGTATTCAAATTTCACCTGATGACCCTGTTTCGAAAAATATTGATCATGCGGTTGCCTTTGTCGAAATGGATGACAAACGTTTTTTTCTTGAGCGCATTATAAAAGAACATCCTGAAAGTAAAATTTTGGTTTTTGTCCGTACTAAGGTTAGGGCCGAACGGGTTGTTAAAGCTTTGCAAAGGGTGGATGTGGCCAGCCAAACTATCCACGGGGACAAAGATGAGCATGAACGTGAGCAAATAATGATCAATTTTCAGGAAGGCAGCAATAAAGTCTTAGTAGCTACCGATGTAAGCTCAAGAGGAATTGATATCCCCAATGTGGAGTTTGTAGTGAATTACGACCTTCCCGAAGTTGCCGAAAATTATGTCCATCGTGTGGGCCGTACTGGAAGAGGAGTCCATAGGGGAACAGCTATTTCGTTTTGCAGTTCAGGGGAAAGAGAATTACTCGCAGAAATTGAAGGATTTTTAGACAAAACTGTTGCTGTGATGTCTATAAACAAAGCCGAATATGAACTTACTGTCGATTTTTCCGAAGAAAGCGAACACGATTGGAAGTCATTGCTTGACGAAAACTCTGCATTTGAAGCATCGCACAAAAAGAAAAAAAGAAAATAG